One window of the Lemur catta isolate mLemCat1 chromosome 6, mLemCat1.pri, whole genome shotgun sequence genome contains the following:
- the ESYT1 gene encoding extended synaptotagmin-1: MERPPGEDSSPSPLDQPSAPSDPPEHPPAAHTKPDPGSGGQPAGPGAAGEALAVLTSFGRRLLVLVPVYLAGAVGLSLGFVLVGLALYLGWRRVREEKERSLRVARQLLDDEERLTAKTLYMSHRELPAWVSFPDVEKAEWLNKIVAQVWPFLGQYMEKLLAETVAPAVRGSNTHLQTFTFTRVELGEKPLRIIGVKVHPGQRKEQILLDLNISYVGDVQIDVEVKKYFCKAGVKGMQLHGVLRVILEPLIGDLPIVGAVSMFFIRRPTLDINWTGMTNLLDIPGLSSLSDTMIMDSIAAFLVLPNRLLVPLVPNLQDVAQLRSPLPRGIIRIHLLAAQGLSSKDKYVKGLIEGKSDPYALVRLGTQTFCSRVIDEELNPQWRETYEVMVHEVPGQEIEVEVFDKDPDKDDFLGRMKLDVGKVLQAGVLDDWFPLQGGQGQVHLRLEWLSLLSDAEKLEQVLQWNQGVSSRPEPPSAAILVVYLDRAQDLPLKKGNKEPNPIVQLSIQDVTQESKAVYSTNCPVWEEAFRFFLQDPRSQELDVQVKDDSRALTLGALTLPLSRLLTAPELTLDQWFQLSCSGPNSRLYMKLVMRILYLDSSEICFPTVPGTPGAGDLDSESPQMGSSVDAPPRPCHTTPDSHFGTENVLRIHVLEAQDLIAKDRFLGGLVKGKSDPYVKLKLAGRSFRSRVVREDLNPRWNEVFEVIVTSIPGQELEVEVFDKDLDKDDFLGRCKVSLTIVLNSGFLDEWLTLEDVPSGCLHLRLERLTPRPTAAELEEVLQVNSLIQTQKSAELAAALLSVYLERAEDLPLRKGTKPPSPYATLTVGDTSHKTKTISQTSAPVWDESASFLIRKPHAESLELQVRGEGTGGLGSLALPLSELLVADQLYLDRWFMLNNGQGQVLLRAQLGILVSQHSGVEAHSHSHSHSSSSLSEEPEVWGALSAVTSSAPELRQRLTHVDSPLEVPAGPLGQVKLTVWYYSEERKLVSIVHSCRALRQSGRDPPDPYVSLLLLPDKNRGTKRKTSQKKRTLSPEFNERFEWDLPLDEALRRKLDVSVKSNSSFMSRERELLGKVHLDLAEIDLSQGAAQWYDLMDDKDKGSS; this comes from the exons ATGGAGCGCCCTCCTGGAGAggactccagccccagccccttggACCAGCCCTCTGCCCCCTCTGACCCCCCTGAGCACCCCCCTGCAGCTCACACGAAACCTGACCCGGGTTCCGGGGGCCAACCTGCCGGCCCGGGAGCGGCGGGCGAGGCCCTAGCGGTGCTGACTTCTTTTGGGCGGCGGTTGTTGGTGCTGGTACCGGTGTACCTGGCCGGGGCAGTGGGACTCAGCCTGGGTTTCGTACTCGTCGGCCTTGCCCTCTACCTGGGCTGGCGCCGGGTCCGCGAGGAGAAGGAGCGGAGCCTTCGAGTAGCGAGGCAGCTACTGGACGACGAGGAGCGGCTCACGGCGAAAACTCTCTATATGAGCCATCGAGAGCTACCTGCCTGG GTCAGCTTCCCAGATGTGGAAAAGGCTGAATGGCTAAATAAG ATTGTGGCCCAGGTCTGGCCCTTCCTGGGCCAGTATATGGAGAAGCTTCTGGCAGAAACTGTGGCCCCGGCTGTTCGGGGATCCAACACCCATCTGCAGACATTTACATTTACAAGAGTGGAACTGGGTGAAAAG CCATTGCGCATCATAGGAGTCAAGGTTCACCCTGGTCAGAGAAAAGAGCAGATCTTGCTGGACTTGAACATCAG CTATGTAGGTGATGTGCAGATTGATGTGGaagtgaagaaatatttttgcaaagCAGGAGTCAAGGGCATGCAG CTACACGGCGTCTTACGGGTGATTCTTGAGCCACTTATTGGGGACCTTCCTATCGTGGGGGCTGTGTCGATGTTCTTTATCCGACGCCCG ACCCTGGACATCAACTGGACAGGGATGACTAACCTGCTGGATATCCCAGGACTTAG CTCACTCTCTGACACCATGATCATGGACTCCATCGCTGCCTTCCTAGTGTTGCCCAACCGATTATTGGTGCCCCTTGTGCCTAACCTTCAAGATGTGGCTCAGTTGCGGTCTCCTCTGCCCAGG GGCATTATTCGGATTCACCTGCTGGCTGCTCAAGGGCTGAGTTCCAAGGACAAATATGTGAAGGGCCTGATTGAGGGCAAATCAGACCCCTATGCACTTGTGCGCCTGGGCACCCAGACATTCTGCAGTCGTGTCATCGATGAGGAACTCAACCCCCAGTGGAGGGAAACTTATGAG GTGATGGTACACGAGGTCCCAGGGCAGGAGATTGAAGTGGAGGTGTTTGACAAGGATCCAGACAAAGATGACTTTCTGGGCAG AATGAAGCTGGATGTGGGGAAGGTCTTACAGGCTGGAGTACTGGATGAT TGGTTCCCTCTCCAAGGTGGGCAAGGCCAAGTTCACTTGAGGCTAGAATGGCTATCGCTTTTGTCAGATGCAGAAAAACTGGAGCAG gttCTACAGTGGAACCAGGGAGTCTCCTCTCGACCGGAGCCACCATCAGCTGCCATCTTAGTTGTCTACCTGGATCGGGCCCAAGATCTTCCT CTGAAGAAGGGGAACAAGGAACCCAACCCCATAGTACAACTGTCAATTCAGGATGTGACTCAGGAGAGCAAG GCTGTCTACAGCACCAACTGCCCAGTGTGGGAGGAAGCTTTCCGGTTCTTCCTGCAAGACCCTCGAAGCCAGGAGCTTGATGTACAA GTGAAGGATGACTCCAGGGCCCTGACTTTAGGAGCCCTGACCCTGCCTCTGTCTCGCCTGCTGACTGCCCCTGAACTCACCCTGGACCAGTGGTTCCAGCTCAGCTGCTCTGGCCCAAACTCCAGGCTCTACATGAAACTGGTCATGAGG ATCTTGTACTTGGATTCATCAGAAATATGCTTCCCCACTGTGCCTGGTACTCCTGGTGCTGGGGACCTGGACAGTGAGAGCCCCCAGATGGGCAGCAGTGTGGATGCCCCACCCCGACCCTGTCACACTACCCCTGACAGCCACTTTGGGACTGAG AATGTGCTTCGGATCCATGTATTAGAGGCCCAGGACCTGATTGCCAAAGACCGTTTCTTAGGGGGATTGGTGAAGGGCAAGTCAGACCCCTATGTCAAACTAAAGTTGGCAGGACGAAGCTTCCGGAGCCGTGTTGTTCGGGAAGATCTCAATCCCCGCTGGAATGAGGTTTTTGAG GTAATTGTCACATCAATTCCGGGCCAAGAGCTAGAGGTTGAAGTCTTTGACAAGGACTTGGACAAGGATGACTTTCTGGGCAG GTGTAAAGTGAGTCTCACCATAGTCTTAAACAGTGGCTTCCTTGATGAG TGGCTGACCCTTGAAGATGTCCCATCTGGCTGCCTGCACTTGCGCCTGGAGCGTCTGACCCCCCGTCCCACTGCTGCTGAATTAGAGGAG GTGCTGCAGGTGAACAGTTTGATCCAGACTCAGAAGAGTGCAGAACTGGCAGCAGCCCTGCTGTCTGTCTATCTGGAGCGGGCAGAGGACCTGCCG cTCCGAAAAGGCACCAAGCCTCCCAGCCCTTACGCTACTCTCACCGTGGGAGATACTTCTCATAAAACTAAG ACTATTTCCCAAACTTCAGCCCCTGTCTGGGATGAGAGTGCTTCCTTTCTCATCAGAAAACCACATGCTGAGAGCCTGGAGTTGCAG GTTCGGGGTGAGGGGACTGGTGGACTGGGCTCGTTAGCCCTGCCCCTCTCGGAGCTCCTTGTGGCTGACCAGCTCTATTTGGACCGCTGGTTTATGCTCAACAATGGTCAAGGGCAGGTGCTGCTGAGAGCACAGCTAGGG ATCCTGGTGTCCCAGCACTCAGGAGTGGAAGCTCACAGCCACAGCCATAGCCACAGCTCCTCGTCTCTGAGTGAAGAACCAGAGGTCTGGGGGGCGCTGTCTGCCGTTACCTCCTCAGCCCCAGAGCTCCGGCAGCGCCTAACACATGTTGACAG TCCTCTTGAGGTTCCAGCTGGGCCTCTGGGCCAGGTGAAACTGACTGTATGGTACTACAGTGAAGAACGAAAGCTGGTCAGCATCGTTCACAGTTGCCG GGCCCTTCGACAAAGTGGACGGGATCCCCCGGACCCCTATGTGTCACTGTTGCTACTGCCAGACAAGAATAGAGGCACCAAGAGGAAGACCTCACAGAAGAAGAGGACCCTAAGTCCTGAATTCAATGAACG GTTTGAGTGGGATCTGCCCCTGGATGAGGCCCTCAGGCGAAAGCTGGATGTCTCTGTCAAGTCTAATTCCTCCTTCATGTCAAGAGAGCGTGAGCTGCTGGGCAAG GTGCACTTGGACCTTGCTGAGATAGACCTTTCCCAGGGTGCCGCCCAGTG GTATGACCTAATGGATGACAAGGACAAGGGCAGCTCCTAG